The following proteins are co-located in the Flavobacterium sp. CECT 9288 genome:
- a CDS encoding MarR family winged helix-turn-helix transcriptional regulator, producing the protein MKDKTIDYILRATWQAVARMYNEEASKYDASMATGFALLSIDKEGGTPSTSLGPKMGMEATSLTRTLKSMEEKGLIIRKKNPEDGRGVLIYLTEFGKEKRELSKNTVLKFNDAVRKSISEEKLQHFVEVADVINELIVEKNIFNNTHTLDTTVEKLEIKETVQLESNI; encoded by the coding sequence ATGAAAGATAAAACAATAGATTACATATTAAGAGCAACATGGCAAGCAGTAGCCAGAATGTATAACGAAGAAGCATCAAAATATGATGCAAGTATGGCAACAGGTTTTGCATTGTTGAGTATTGATAAAGAAGGTGGAACTCCATCAACTTCTTTAGGACCTAAAATGGGAATGGAAGCCACAAGCTTAACAAGAACTCTTAAATCAATGGAGGAAAAGGGATTAATTATACGCAAGAAAAATCCCGAGGATGGACGTGGAGTATTGATTTACTTAACAGAATTTGGAAAAGAAAAAAGAGAACTTTCAAAAAATACAGTTCTGAAATTTAATGATGCTGTACGCAAATCAATTTCTGAAGAAAAACTACAACATTTTGTTGAAGTTGCGGATGTAATTAACGAATTAATTGTAGAAAAAAACATTTTTAACAACACCCACACACTTGACACAACTGTTGAAAAATTAGAAATTAAGGAAACAGTTCAATTAGAATCAAATATATAA
- a CDS encoding LysR family transcriptional regulator — MNYTLHQLQIFLKVVQTKSVTKAAEELHLTQPAVSIQLKNFQDQFDIPLSEVVGRRLYITDFGQEIADVAQNIINQVETINYKTMAFKGQLSGRLKVSVVSTGKYVMPYFLSNFMKLNSSIELQMDVTNKSKVLSSLEKNEIDFALVSVLPTNLNVEQLDLLQNKLYLVANSNLDPQKLQNSEVIFDKVPLIFREKGSGTRQLMENFINKNAVTIPKKMELTSNEAVKQAVIAGLGCSIMPLIGIKNELANKELQIIPFKGLPITTTWSIIWLKGKKHAPVAAAFLAHLDQEKATIIKEKFNWSEGY, encoded by the coding sequence ATGAATTATACGCTCCATCAACTTCAAATTTTTCTAAAAGTTGTTCAAACAAAAAGTGTAACCAAAGCTGCCGAGGAACTGCACCTCACACAACCTGCTGTATCTATACAATTAAAAAATTTTCAAGATCAATTTGATATTCCACTTTCAGAAGTGGTGGGTAGGCGTTTGTATATCACTGATTTTGGTCAGGAAATTGCAGATGTAGCTCAAAATATTATCAACCAAGTGGAGACTATAAACTACAAAACAATGGCCTTCAAGGGACAGTTGAGTGGTAGATTAAAAGTGTCAGTAGTATCTACCGGTAAATATGTTATGCCTTATTTTTTGTCTAACTTCATGAAACTTAATTCTAGTATTGAACTGCAAATGGATGTAACCAATAAAAGTAAAGTTTTGAGTAGTTTAGAGAAAAATGAAATTGATTTTGCATTGGTCTCAGTGTTGCCTACAAATTTAAATGTGGAACAATTGGACTTGTTACAAAATAAATTATATCTGGTGGCCAACTCCAATTTGGATCCCCAAAAACTTCAAAATTCAGAGGTTATTTTTGACAAAGTCCCTCTTATTTTTAGAGAAAAAGGATCAGGCACACGCCAATTGATGGAAAATTTTATAAATAAAAATGCTGTAACGATTCCTAAAAAAATGGAATTAACATCAAATGAAGCGGTAAAACAAGCTGTAATTGCAGGACTAGGTTGTTCAATAATGCCGTTAATTGGTATCAAAAATGAATTGGCTAATAAAGAACTTCAGATTATCCCTTTCAAAGGATTGCCTATTACCACAACTTGGAGTATTATTTGGTTAAAAGGTAAAAAACACGCGCCTGTTGCGGCTGCATTTTTAGCGCATTTGGATCAAGAAAAAGCAACCATTATTAAAGAAAAATTCAATTGGTCTGAAGGATATTAA
- the purL gene encoding phosphoribosylformylglycinamidine synthase — translation MIHFFENQSKTVFAVQTQNEISAQDISKLNWLFADAHILEKSVLTDFFVGPRAAMVTPWSTNAVEITQNMGISGIIRIEEFEKVAAEFTDFDPMLLQKYTELNQDIFIIAIQPEAILEIDDIDAYNKQEGLALSAEEVEYLNNLVTKLGRKLTDSEIFAFSQANSEHCRHKIFNGTFVVDGEEKPTSLFKLIKKTSQENPNDIVSAYKDNVAFVKGPKVTQFAPKSADKPDFYEEKEFDSVLSLKAETHNFPTTVEPFNGAATGSGGEIRDRLAGGQGSLPLAGTAVYMTSYSRLTNNRKYEGAMEERPWLYQTPMDILIKASNGASDFGNKFGQPLITGSVLTFEHEEENRKIGYDKVIMQAGGIGYGKLDQAIKKKPQEGDKIVILGGENYRIGMGGAAVSSADTGAFGSGIELNAIQRSNPEMQKRAANAIRGLVESDHNPIVSIHDHGAGGHLNCLSELVEETGGLIDLDKLPVGDPTLSAKEIIGNESQERMGLVIGEKDIDILQRIADRERSPMYQVGDVTNDHRFTFESKTTGLKPMDYALEDFFGSSPKTIMTDTTIARNYSNSEYNSTEIPSYLEQVLQLEAVACKDWLTNKVDRCVGGKVAKQQCTGPLQLPLNNVGVMALDFKGKEGIATSIGHAPISALIDPVAGSRNAIAESLSNLVWAPLKDGLDSVSLSANWMWACKNEGEDARLYEAVKGCSDFAIELGINIPTGKDSLSMKQKYPNDEVIAPGTVIISAAGNCSNITKVVEPVLQRNGGNIYYLNLSQDSFKLGGSSFNQTQNKVGNETPTIKNAAFFKKAFNTLQDLIKDRKIKAGHDIGSGGLITTLLEMCFADVNLGANFDLTSINEIDSTKLLFSENIAVVFQADAEVEATFKANGVEIFNIGTVTNSDTISIVNHEDTFEFSSKKYREIWFETSFLLDQKQTKNGKSLERFENFANQPLSFTFPSHFDGKLPVVSNTNRPKAAIIREKGSNSEREMANAMYLAGFDVKDVHMTDLISGRETLEDIQFIGAVGGFSNSDVLGSAKGWAGAFLYNEKANTALKNFFKREDTLSVGICNGCQLMMELELITPEHEVHGKMKHNDSHKHESGFTSVKIQKNNSVMLSTLEGTTLGVWISHGEGKFNLPMAEENYNIVAKYGYEGYPANPNGSDYNTAMMCDTTGRHLVMMPHIERSTFPWNWANYPDRDQKDEVSPWLEAFVNARKWVENKK, via the coding sequence ATGATTCATTTCTTTGAAAACCAAAGTAAAACCGTTTTTGCCGTACAAACGCAAAACGAAATCTCAGCTCAAGACATTTCAAAACTCAATTGGCTTTTTGCCGACGCACATATCCTAGAAAAATCCGTACTTACGGATTTTTTTGTTGGACCACGTGCCGCTATGGTTACGCCATGGAGTACCAACGCTGTGGAAATCACCCAAAACATGGGAATTTCTGGAATTATTAGAATTGAAGAATTCGAAAAAGTAGCTGCTGAATTCACTGATTTTGATCCGATGTTACTTCAAAAATACACCGAATTAAATCAAGATATTTTTATAATTGCTATTCAACCAGAAGCTATTTTAGAGATTGATGACATTGATGCTTATAACAAACAAGAAGGTTTAGCTTTAAGTGCAGAAGAAGTAGAATACTTAAATAATTTAGTTACTAAACTAGGAAGAAAATTAACGGATTCTGAAATTTTTGCTTTCTCACAAGCCAATTCAGAACACTGTCGTCATAAAATTTTCAATGGAACTTTTGTGGTGGATGGCGAAGAAAAACCAACTTCCCTATTTAAGTTAATCAAAAAAACATCTCAAGAAAACCCTAACGATATCGTTTCAGCATATAAAGATAACGTGGCTTTTGTTAAAGGTCCGAAAGTGACTCAATTCGCACCAAAAAGTGCAGACAAACCTGATTTTTATGAAGAAAAGGAATTTGATTCTGTATTGTCTTTAAAAGCAGAAACACACAATTTCCCAACAACAGTTGAACCTTTCAACGGAGCGGCAACAGGTTCTGGAGGAGAAATTCGCGACCGTTTAGCTGGTGGACAAGGTTCATTACCTTTGGCAGGAACCGCTGTCTACATGACTTCTTATTCAAGATTAACAAACAATCGCAAGTATGAAGGCGCCATGGAAGAACGTCCTTGGTTGTATCAAACACCAATGGATATTTTGATTAAGGCTTCAAATGGAGCTTCAGATTTTGGAAATAAATTTGGGCAACCGTTAATTACAGGTTCGGTTTTAACATTCGAACATGAAGAAGAAAATCGTAAAATTGGTTACGATAAAGTAATCATGCAAGCGGGTGGAATTGGGTACGGAAAATTAGATCAAGCCATTAAAAAGAAACCACAAGAAGGCGATAAAATTGTCATTCTTGGTGGAGAAAATTATAGAATTGGAATGGGTGGAGCTGCGGTTTCATCAGCAGACACAGGTGCTTTTGGTTCGGGAATTGAATTAAATGCGATACAACGTTCTAATCCAGAAATGCAAAAACGTGCCGCTAATGCTATTCGTGGTTTAGTGGAAAGTGATCACAATCCGATTGTATCCATTCATGATCATGGTGCAGGTGGACATTTAAATTGTTTATCCGAATTAGTTGAAGAAACCGGTGGATTAATCGATTTAGATAAATTACCGGTTGGTGATCCAACGCTTTCTGCTAAAGAAATCATCGGAAACGAATCTCAGGAAAGAATGGGATTAGTAATTGGCGAGAAAGATATCGATATTTTACAGCGAATTGCCGATAGAGAACGTTCACCTATGTATCAAGTAGGTGATGTTACCAACGATCACAGATTTACATTCGAATCGAAAACTACAGGCTTAAAACCTATGGATTACGCTTTGGAAGACTTTTTCGGAAGTTCGCCAAAAACCATCATGACAGATACAACAATTGCTAGAAATTATAGTAATTCTGAATATAACTCAACCGAAATTCCAAGCTATTTAGAGCAAGTTTTACAATTAGAAGCTGTAGCTTGTAAAGATTGGTTAACGAATAAAGTTGACCGTTGTGTTGGTGGGAAAGTAGCCAAACAACAATGTACTGGACCGTTACAATTACCTTTAAACAATGTCGGCGTAATGGCTTTGGACTTTAAAGGAAAAGAAGGAATTGCCACATCCATTGGCCACGCTCCTATTTCGGCGTTAATTGATCCTGTTGCTGGAAGCAGAAATGCTATTGCAGAATCGCTTTCTAACTTAGTTTGGGCGCCGTTAAAAGATGGTTTAGATTCAGTTTCTTTATCAGCCAACTGGATGTGGGCTTGTAAAAATGAAGGAGAAGATGCACGTTTGTACGAAGCCGTAAAAGGTTGTTCTGATTTTGCTATCGAATTAGGAATTAATATTCCAACTGGAAAAGATTCGCTTTCGATGAAACAAAAATATCCGAATGATGAAGTCATTGCACCAGGAACGGTGATTATTTCAGCAGCTGGAAATTGTTCGAATATTACAAAAGTAGTTGAACCTGTTTTACAACGCAATGGTGGAAATATTTACTACCTAAATTTATCACAAGATAGTTTTAAATTAGGAGGTTCTTCATTTAATCAAACACAAAATAAAGTAGGAAATGAAACGCCTACAATTAAAAATGCAGCTTTCTTCAAAAAAGCATTTAATACGTTACAAGATTTAATTAAAGATAGAAAAATCAAAGCCGGACATGATATTGGAAGCGGTGGTTTAATCACAACTTTATTAGAAATGTGTTTTGCTGATGTGAATTTAGGTGCGAATTTCGATTTAACTTCTATCAATGAAATCGATTCTACTAAATTATTATTTTCAGAAAATATTGCAGTAGTTTTCCAAGCTGATGCAGAAGTTGAAGCCACATTTAAAGCAAATGGGGTTGAAATTTTTAATATTGGAACGGTTACGAATTCGGATACTATTTCTATTGTAAATCATGAAGATACATTTGAATTTTCTTCAAAAAAATATAGAGAAATTTGGTTTGAAACGTCTTTCTTATTAGACCAGAAACAAACTAAAAACGGTAAATCATTAGAGCGTTTTGAAAATTTCGCGAATCAACCTTTATCGTTTACTTTCCCATCTCATTTTGATGGAAAATTACCTGTAGTTTCCAACACTAACCGACCAAAAGCAGCAATTATTCGCGAAAAAGGGAGTAATTCAGAGCGTGAAATGGCGAATGCGATGTATCTGGCTGGTTTTGATGTAAAAGATGTTCACATGACCGATTTAATTTCGGGAAGAGAAACGTTAGAAGACATTCAATTTATTGGAGCTGTAGGTGGTTTTTCAAATTCAGATGTTTTAGGTTCGGCAAAAGGTTGGGCTGGAGCTTTTTTATATAATGAAAAAGCGAATACGGCCTTAAAAAACTTCTTCAAAAGAGAAGACACACTTTCTGTTGGAATTTGCAATGGTTGTCAGTTAATGATGGAATTAGAATTGATTACGCCAGAACATGAAGTTCATGGAAAAATGAAACATAACGATTCGCACAAACATGAAAGTGGCTTTACTTCTGTGAAAATTCAGAAAAACAATTCGGTAATGCTTTCTACTTTAGAAGGTACAACTTTAGGGGTTTGGATTTCTCATGGTGAGGGAAAATTCAACCTACCGATGGCTGAAGAAAATTATAATATCGTAGCCAAATATGGGTATGAAGGCTATCCAGCTAATCCAAATGGATCGGACTACAACACGGCTATGATGTGTGACACTACTGGAAGACATTTAGTAATGATGCCACACATAGAACGTTCTACTTTCCCATGGAATTGGGCTAATTATCCAGACAGAGATCAAAAAGACGAAGTTTCTCCTTGGTTAGAAGCCTTTGTAAACGCCAGAAAATGGGTAGAAAATAAAAAATAA
- a CDS encoding long-chain fatty acid--CoA ligase, which translates to MINITRLFDFPYYQQEKYTSIPDALVTKQNGEWIKTSTQQYIANANAISRALIQLGVQKNDKIAIISTNNRTEWNTMDIGVLQTGAQTVPIYPTIAEDDYEYILNHSESIYCFVSDTEVLRKLRLIQKNVPTLKGVYSFNEIEGCANWKELLVLGQNMSLQDTVEQRKNDVKTEDLATIIYTSGTTGRPKGVMLSHQNIVSNVLDSAKRIPFEAGKSRALSFLPICHIFERMILYLYQYYGVSIYFGESIERISDNIKEVQPTVITAVPRLLEKVYDKIYAKGTELTGIKKKLFFWAIDLGLVYEPYGKNGFWYEFQLKIARKLIFSKWKEGLGGKLDLMVSGSAALQPRLARIFAAAEIPVMEGYGLTETSPVISVNDLRNKGFRVGTVGKVIDNVSVVIAEDGEILCKGPNVMMGYYKDPQLTSEVITDNYFHTGDIGEFDKDGFLKITDRKKEMFKTSGGKYIAPQLIENTMKQSRFIEQIMVIGDGQKMPGAFIQPSFDFIKEWALIHKIELGNSNEAIVANEKVIERIQQEVDTLNEKFGNWEKIKRFELTPNIWSIEGGELTPTLKLKRKIVLQKYADLFNKIYN; encoded by the coding sequence ATGATAAATATCACCCGCCTCTTTGATTTCCCTTACTACCAACAAGAAAAATATACATCTATTCCAGATGCGTTGGTTACCAAACAAAATGGAGAATGGATTAAAACCTCTACTCAACAATACATTGCTAATGCAAATGCCATATCACGTGCATTAATTCAGTTAGGGGTACAAAAAAATGATAAAATTGCTATCATTTCTACCAATAATAGAACTGAATGGAACACTATGGATATAGGAGTGTTGCAAACAGGTGCTCAAACTGTGCCCATTTATCCTACTATTGCCGAAGATGATTACGAATATATCTTAAACCACTCTGAATCTATTTACTGTTTTGTATCTGATACAGAAGTTTTAAGAAAATTACGTTTGATTCAAAAAAACGTTCCAACTTTAAAAGGTGTTTACTCTTTTAATGAAATAGAAGGATGTGCAAACTGGAAAGAATTGCTAGTTCTAGGTCAGAACATGAGTCTTCAAGATACAGTAGAGCAACGCAAAAACGATGTTAAAACAGAGGATTTAGCCACAATTATCTACACATCTGGAACAACAGGAAGGCCTAAAGGCGTAATGCTATCACACCAAAACATAGTTTCAAATGTGTTAGACAGTGCAAAAAGAATTCCTTTTGAAGCAGGAAAAAGTAGAGCATTGAGCTTCCTTCCTATTTGTCATATTTTTGAAAGAATGATCCTTTATTTATACCAATATTATGGTGTATCCATCTATTTTGGAGAATCTATTGAGCGCATCAGTGATAACATCAAAGAGGTGCAACCTACTGTAATTACTGCCGTTCCTAGACTTCTTGAAAAAGTATATGATAAAATTTATGCCAAAGGAACAGAACTCACAGGAATTAAGAAAAAACTTTTTTTCTGGGCTATTGATTTAGGTCTTGTTTATGAGCCTTACGGCAAAAATGGATTTTGGTATGAGTTTCAACTTAAAATTGCACGTAAACTAATTTTTAGCAAATGGAAAGAAGGTTTAGGTGGAAAACTTGACTTAATGGTATCTGGTAGTGCAGCATTACAACCAAGATTAGCCAGAATTTTTGCAGCAGCAGAAATCCCTGTTATGGAAGGATATGGCTTAACTGAAACTTCTCCTGTAATTTCTGTAAATGATTTAAGAAATAAAGGTTTTAGAGTTGGTACAGTAGGAAAAGTTATTGACAACGTATCAGTAGTGATTGCTGAAGATGGTGAAATTTTATGTAAAGGCCCTAATGTGATGATGGGCTATTACAAAGACCCACAACTAACAAGCGAAGTTATTACTGATAACTACTTTCATACGGGTGATATAGGGGAATTTGACAAAGACGGATTCTTGAAAATAACAGATCGTAAAAAAGAAATGTTTAAAACCTCAGGCGGAAAATACATTGCCCCACAACTTATTGAAAACACCATGAAACAATCCCGTTTTATCGAGCAAATCATGGTAATAGGTGACGGACAAAAAATGCCAGGTGCCTTTATTCAACCTAGTTTTGATTTTATTAAAGAATGGGCTTTAATTCATAAAATTGAATTAGGTAACAGCAATGAAGCTATTGTAGCCAATGAAAAAGTAATAGAACGTATTCAACAAGAAGTTGATACTTTGAATGAAAAGTTTGGAAATTGGGAAAAAATAAAACGTTTTGAACTTACTCCAAATATTTGGTCTATAGAAGGAGGAGAACTCACACCTACTCTAAAATTAAAACGAAAAATAGTTTTACAAAAATATGCTGACTTATTTAATAAAATTTACAATTAA
- a CDS encoding endonuclease, whose protein sequence is MKHIYSVLLFFFITVMSAQAPSGYYSTATGSGYTLKTQLYNIIKGHTDQGYSGLWTTYATSDRDRQNENDNTIFDLYSEIQNGPDPYNYTLTTNQCGTYAVEGDCYNREHIIPQSTFNSAAPMVSDAHFIPPTDGKVNGLRSSFPHGNVATASTTTLNGSKLGTSAVSGFTGTVFEPAAAFKGDIARMYFYFATRYENTVAGYPYAMFNGTSNQVFTTAFLNLLLSWHANDPVSSREIERNNAIYARQGNRNPFIDNPSYVNAIWGGTTGGGTTDTTAPSTPTSLTSTAKTTTSVTLAWNASTDNVGVTGYNVYVNGVLRTTVTTLSTVVSSLTAATSYTFTVRARDAVGNLSATSNALTVVTNSNSTSTELMFSEYIEGSSNNKALEIANKTSASINLSAYSIKRQTNGAGAWSAGLALSGTISSGGKYTIVNSLMASSCYPTSSANMSTSATEMTFNGNDAVGLFKNGVLIDIIGTFNGGTANFSIDETIRRKATVTAPSTTFNKATQWDVFALDTCSNLGSRTTSKTPKNSINIATNTVEIYPNPSRGTFSVTNANTIYSIEVYSILGQKIYSLENTTQSEITIPNSTPGTYLVRLQIDSNEIVKKLIIQ, encoded by the coding sequence ATGAAGCACATCTACTCTGTATTATTATTCTTCTTTATAACGGTTATGTCTGCGCAAGCTCCTAGCGGTTACTATAGCACGGCAACAGGTTCTGGCTACACCCTGAAAACTCAGCTTTACAACATTATTAAAGGTCATACTGATCAAGGTTACTCTGGATTATGGACAACCTACGCTACATCTGACAGAGATCGTCAAAATGAAAATGACAACACTATTTTCGATTTGTATTCTGAAATTCAAAACGGACCAGATCCTTACAATTATACGCTAACAACAAACCAGTGCGGAACGTATGCTGTAGAAGGTGATTGCTACAATAGAGAGCACATAATTCCACAATCTACATTTAACTCTGCAGCACCTATGGTTTCTGATGCGCATTTTATCCCACCAACTGATGGAAAAGTAAATGGCTTACGTTCAAGTTTTCCGCATGGTAACGTTGCAACAGCATCGACAACTACACTTAACGGAAGTAAACTTGGTACAAGTGCTGTTTCAGGATTTACAGGAACTGTTTTTGAACCTGCAGCGGCTTTCAAAGGAGATATTGCTAGAATGTATTTTTACTTTGCTACTCGTTATGAAAACACGGTAGCTGGTTATCCTTACGCTATGTTCAATGGAACCAGTAACCAAGTATTTACAACAGCTTTCTTGAACTTGTTACTTTCTTGGCACGCTAATGATCCTGTAAGCTCAAGAGAAATCGAGAGAAACAATGCTATTTATGCTCGCCAAGGCAATAGAAATCCTTTTATAGATAATCCATCTTATGTTAACGCTATTTGGGGCGGAACTACTGGTGGCGGAACTACAGACACAACTGCTCCTAGCACACCAACATCGCTAACATCAACAGCTAAAACTACAACTTCAGTTACTTTGGCTTGGAATGCCTCAACTGATAACGTGGGAGTAACAGGTTATAATGTATATGTTAATGGTGTTTTAAGAACCACAGTAACAACATTAAGCACGGTGGTTAGTAGCTTAACAGCAGCTACTAGTTACACTTTTACTGTAAGAGCTAGAGATGCAGTCGGAAACTTATCGGCAACTAGTAATGCTTTAACTGTTGTTACCAATTCAAACAGTACTTCAACAGAGTTAATGTTCTCTGAATATATTGAAGGATCATCCAATAACAAAGCTTTAGAAATTGCTAATAAAACAAGTGCTTCCATTAACCTTTCGGCATACAGCATTAAAAGACAAACTAACGGTGCTGGAGCATGGAGTGCTGGTTTAGCATTATCAGGAACCATCAGCAGTGGTGGAAAATACACTATCGTAAATAGTTTAATGGCTTCTAGTTGTTACCCTACGAGTTCAGCTAACATGTCTACGTCCGCAACCGAAATGACTTTTAACGGAAATGACGCTGTAGGTTTGTTTAAAAACGGTGTTCTTATTGATATCATTGGAACTTTTAATGGTGGAACTGCCAATTTCTCTATAGATGAAACCATCCGCAGAAAAGCAACTGTAACAGCGCCTTCAACAACTTTTAACAAAGCTACTCAATGGGATGTCTTTGCATTAGACACCTGCTCTAACTTAGGCAGTAGAACTACAAGTAAAACTCCAAAAAATAGCATCAATATAGCAACAAATACGGTAGAGATTTATCCGAATCCATCACGAGGCACATTTAGTGTTACCAATGCTAATACTATTTATTCCATTGAAGTGTATTCTATTCTTGGTCAAAAAATCTACAGCTTAGAAAACACCACACAATCTGAAATAACGATTCCAAATAGCACACCAGGAACTTATCTCGTACGATTACAAATTGACTCAAACGAAATTGTAAAAAAACTCATTATTCAATAA
- a CDS encoding fasciclin domain-containing protein has protein sequence MKNVNIKSVVVALSLLATLSSCENDYQDEKPSIAAIAVANANFSTLEGAAIQGGVAGVLSNSNPNDPSGKYTVFAPTNDAFAKLGLVNSGSLGVLQNSFLTNTLLYHVSNGSLMANQIMAGGTSASALSINRRFISRGSDLYINGSKIILTDVAASNGTVHAIDKVMIATGVNIVDSAILLKDSKVFKSPELTFLVQAVISSGLAPTLSNPANNFTIYAPTDAAFKAAGFATIQDVANAPQAVLQQVLLNHAISGGKFTSEQTATTATTAGGGTLTYSPFLNGVFTVKSNGNTIPANMVIPDIQCSNGVVHIIDRVLLP, from the coding sequence ATGAAAAACGTAAACATAAAAAGCGTAGTAGTAGCGCTATCATTACTAGCTACATTGTCATCATGTGAGAATGATTACCAAGATGAGAAACCAAGTATTGCAGCAATTGCTGTTGCAAACGCAAATTTTAGCACTCTTGAAGGAGCCGCTATTCAAGGAGGAGTTGCAGGAGTACTGAGTAATAGTAATCCAAACGATCCATCAGGAAAATATACAGTATTTGCTCCTACTAATGATGCTTTCGCAAAATTAGGACTTGTAAATAGTGGAAGCCTTGGCGTTTTGCAAAACAGTTTTTTAACGAATACTTTATTGTATCACGTTTCTAACGGAAGTCTTATGGCAAACCAAATAATGGCTGGAGGAACATCTGCATCTGCATTAAGCATAAACAGACGTTTTATTAGTAGAGGAAGTGATTTGTATATTAACGGATCTAAAATAATTCTTACTGATGTAGCAGCAAGTAACGGAACAGTTCACGCTATAGATAAAGTAATGATTGCTACCGGAGTAAACATTGTAGACTCAGCAATATTACTTAAAGATTCTAAAGTTTTTAAATCACCAGAACTTACATTTTTAGTACAAGCCGTTATTTCATCTGGACTAGCACCTACTTTATCAAATCCTGCAAACAATTTCACAATTTATGCGCCAACAGATGCTGCATTTAAAGCCGCTGGTTTTGCAACGATTCAAGATGTAGCTAACGCTCCTCAAGCAGTTTTACAACAAGTTCTATTAAACCATGCTATTAGTGGTGGTAAATTTACTTCTGAGCAAACTGCAACAACGGCTACAACAGCTGGTGGTGGTACATTAACATACAGCCCGTTCTTAAATGGAGTATTTACAGTAAAAAGTAATGGTAATACTATTCCTGCTAACATGGTTATTCCTGATATCCAATGTAGTAATGGTGTGGTACATATCATTGATAGAGTTTTACTACCATAA